The Thermoclostridium stercorarium subsp. stercorarium DSM 8532 genome contains a region encoding:
- the eno gene encoding phosphopyruvate hydratase translates to MIPLRIEKVHAREILDSRGNPTVEVEVLVEDGSLGRAAVPSGASTGAFEAVELRDGDKNRYLGKGVQKAVDNVNKIIAPAIEGMNVFDQVLIDRTLIKLDGTKNKSNLGANAILGVSLAVAKAAANSLDLPLYKYIGGTNAKVLPVPMMNIINGGKHADNSVTIQEFMIMPVGASSFKQALQWCAEVFHNLKKVLSSKGYSTAVGDEGGFAPNLKSDEEALEVLVEAISKAGFEPGKDFRLAIDAAATEMYEEAKAIGEEGKYYFWKTKTLKTKEEMVAFWEDLVSKYPIISLEDGVAEEDWEGWKLLTERLGNKIQLVGDDLFVTNTERLAKGIEQGVANSILIKVNQIGTLTETLEAIEMANRAGYTAVTSHRSGETEDTTIADIAVATNSGQIKTGAPSRTDRVAKYNQLLRIEEELGEVAEYRGLKAFFNLKNK, encoded by the coding sequence ATGATACCGTTGAGAATTGAAAAGGTTCATGCCAGAGAAATTCTTGATTCAAGGGGAAATCCTACTGTTGAAGTTGAAGTTTTGGTAGAAGACGGTTCACTGGGACGTGCGGCAGTACCTTCAGGCGCGTCCACCGGTGCGTTTGAAGCAGTAGAGCTGCGTGACGGCGACAAAAACAGATACCTGGGCAAAGGTGTTCAGAAAGCGGTTGATAATGTAAACAAGATTATCGCGCCTGCGATTGAAGGAATGAATGTTTTTGATCAGGTTCTCATTGACAGAACGCTGATTAAACTTGACGGTACAAAGAATAAATCCAATCTGGGTGCCAATGCGATTCTTGGTGTTTCGCTCGCGGTCGCAAAGGCTGCTGCCAATTCTCTTGACTTGCCTTTATATAAGTATATTGGCGGTACCAATGCGAAAGTTTTGCCTGTACCCATGATGAATATTATAAACGGCGGTAAACATGCTGATAACAGTGTTACCATTCAAGAATTCATGATTATGCCTGTCGGCGCAAGCAGTTTTAAACAGGCATTGCAGTGGTGTGCCGAAGTATTCCACAACCTGAAGAAGGTTCTTAGCTCAAAAGGCTACAGCACTGCCGTTGGTGACGAAGGCGGATTTGCACCCAACCTTAAATCTGACGAGGAGGCTCTGGAGGTACTTGTTGAAGCTATCAGCAAAGCCGGATTTGAGCCGGGTAAGGATTTCAGGCTCGCCATTGACGCCGCAGCAACCGAGATGTATGAGGAGGCTAAGGCAATAGGCGAAGAAGGCAAGTACTATTTCTGGAAGACAAAGACTTTAAAGACAAAAGAAGAAATGGTCGCTTTCTGGGAAGACCTCGTATCGAAATATCCGATTATATCTCTTGAAGACGGCGTAGCAGAAGAAGACTGGGAAGGCTGGAAACTCCTCACCGAAAGACTTGGAAACAAAATTCAGCTGGTCGGTGATGACTTGTTTGTAACCAATACCGAGAGACTGGCAAAGGGAATTGAACAAGGTGTTGCAAATTCCATTCTTATTAAAGTCAACCAAATTGGTACATTAACCGAGACGCTTGAAGCCATAGAGATGGCAAACAGAGCGGGTTACACTGCCGTTACTTCCCACAGATCAGGCGAGACTGAAGATACTACAATTGCTGACATAGCCGTTGCAACAAATTCCGGTCAGATTAAGACGGGAGCGCCTTCAAGAACGGATCGCGTTGCGAAGTACAACCAGTTGCTGAGAATTGAAGAAGAACTGGGCGAAGTGGCAGAATACCGCGGCTTGAAAGCATTTTTTAACCTGAAAAACAAATAA
- a CDS encoding spore coat protein CotJB, whose translation MDERQKLLEQIMAYDFCLVDLGLFLDTHPSDANALKDYRMCYEESQKLRKIYEEKYGPLSLRHLPNPNCWQWVDSPWPWEKEA comes from the coding sequence ATGGACGAACGTCAAAAACTGTTGGAACAGATAATGGCCTATGATTTCTGTCTGGTTGATTTAGGCCTGTTTTTGGACACTCATCCGTCCGATGCCAACGCACTTAAGGATTACAGAATGTGCTATGAGGAATCGCAAAAATTAAGAAAAATATATGAAGAAAAATACGGCCCGCTCAGTTTGCGGCACCTGCCCAACCCGAACTGCTGGCAATGGGTAGACTCACCGTGGCCATGGGAAAAGGAGGCGTAG
- a CDS encoding recombinase family protein, translated as MYCIYLRKSRADAEAEARGEGETLARHEKALLELAKKLNITVEKIYREIVSGETIASRPVVQELLSDVEQGFWKGVLVMEVERLARGDTIDQGIVAQTFKYSGTKIITPTKIYDPNNEFDEEYFEFGLFMSRREYKTINRRLQRGRLQSVKEGKYVGNKPPYGYIRKKLPNDKGYTLEPHPEQAEIVKLIFDLYTGPNRIGVSKIVRKLNEMKIPTITGGPWIPSTVQGILRNPVYIGKIRWNSRPQRKRMVNGQLVKERPRAKDNIVIVDGIHEPLISVETWELAQKYLSEHKEVPAPKRYQVKNPLAGLVICGKCGRKMIRRPYTNGQPDTLMCPVTACDNISSYLYVVEDMTLEALKKQLDEYKLEVKNILKNNSEYYKEIEILQKSISNLDKEFETLNKQSNSLHDLLEQGVYSVDTFLERSKIISEKKEANRKERAQLEEKLKEYEKYTNAQKNFIPKTESLIKVYKMIEDPADKNKMLKEVIEKITYLKTDNGRWNSNPEIQLKIYPKLPKINKSLITSWY; from the coding sequence ATGTACTGTATTTATCTGAGGAAGTCAAGGGCTGATGCTGAGGCTGAAGCCCGTGGTGAAGGTGAAACTTTAGCGCGTCATGAAAAGGCTTTGCTGGAGCTTGCCAAAAAACTTAACATAACAGTTGAAAAAATATACCGTGAGATTGTTTCAGGAGAAACCATTGCTTCCAGGCCGGTTGTTCAGGAGCTTCTTTCAGATGTCGAGCAAGGGTTCTGGAAAGGCGTACTTGTAATGGAAGTTGAAAGATTGGCCCGTGGCGACACCATCGACCAGGGAATAGTCGCACAAACTTTTAAATACTCGGGAACGAAAATTATCACTCCCACCAAGATATATGACCCAAATAATGAATTTGATGAGGAATATTTTGAATTCGGGCTTTTTATGTCCAGACGTGAATATAAAACAATAAACAGGCGTTTACAGCGAGGACGTCTGCAATCTGTTAAAGAAGGCAAGTATGTAGGCAATAAACCTCCTTATGGCTATATAAGAAAAAAATTACCTAATGATAAAGGTTACACTCTTGAACCACATCCTGAACAGGCTGAAATCGTAAAATTAATATTTGACCTTTATACCGGACCTAATCGTATTGGGGTATCCAAAATAGTCCGAAAACTGAATGAAATGAAAATACCTACTATTACCGGCGGCCCGTGGATTCCCTCTACAGTTCAGGGAATATTGCGTAACCCTGTATACATCGGAAAAATAAGATGGAACAGCCGGCCTCAGAGAAAGAGAATGGTTAACGGCCAGTTGGTAAAAGAACGTCCAAGAGCTAAAGACAATATAGTAATTGTTGACGGTATACATGAACCCCTAATAAGTGTTGAAACATGGGAACTCGCACAAAAATATCTTTCTGAACACAAAGAAGTGCCTGCACCCAAGCGATACCAGGTTAAAAATCCATTAGCAGGTCTTGTTATATGTGGGAAATGCGGCCGAAAAATGATACGCAGGCCATATACCAACGGGCAGCCTGATACTCTTATGTGCCCTGTCACCGCATGTGATAATATAAGCTCTTATCTGTACGTTGTAGAAGACATGACCCTTGAAGCTTTAAAAAAGCAACTGGATGAGTATAAACTGGAGGTAAAAAACATATTGAAAAACAACTCCGAATATTACAAGGAAATTGAAATATTGCAAAAATCAATTTCCAACCTGGATAAAGAATTCGAAACACTTAATAAGCAATCCAACAGTCTTCACGATTTGTTGGAACAGGGGGTTTATTCGGTAGATACCTTCCTGGAAAGATCAAAAATCATCAGTGAAAAGAAAGAAGCTAACAGAAAGGAAAGGGCCCAGCTGGAAGAAAAACTGAAAGAATATGAAAAATACACCAATGCACAGAAAAACTTTATACCAAAGACTGAAAGTCTCATAAAAGTCTATAAAATGATTGAAGACCCTGCAGATAAAAACAAAATGCTGAAGGAAGTAATAGAGAAAATAACTTATTTAAAAACAGATAACGGCCGTTGGAACTCAAATCCGGAAATACAGCTCAAAATATACCCGAAGCTGCCGAAAATAAATAAATCATTGATAACATCATGGTACTGA
- a CDS encoding Ger(x)C family spore germination protein, whose protein sequence is MKKCLIILLCFSSIFLCSCWDARELSDIGIVVMTGFDLDHDGNQRVTVLSVQPFGQTQNQENVATTWIGTAAGKSTFDALRNLRRTSTRSLTWMHNKIILIGEEKARQGISDITDLLTRNSEFRYGNLIFVTPGEASEMMQVPANLEKSLFRELLGIIEGAGEWSKGFALNVKELSLNSLASYQNGFVIGNMGFYYSSKTPFTIDFQEYLKLYWKDTEQPIAYVSGGAVIDKDRLVGWLSPIELRGYLILSNKIEQSFSIYKEITDPGFKITVDITNVESKLEFPYVSDDNITAAVTVKATGFITELYGEIPAYDETFIKKIEDIVAQEIASEIYLAVNRAQNDLRTDFLGFHKVFKVRYPKQWEKLKENWCEVFSRIPVSYNVNLKIRHRGLMGKYFHTEDW, encoded by the coding sequence ATGAAAAAATGCCTTATCATTCTTTTATGTTTCTCAAGTATTTTTTTATGCTCATGCTGGGACGCAAGGGAATTAAGCGATATAGGAATAGTGGTAATGACTGGTTTTGATTTGGATCACGACGGCAACCAACGTGTTACCGTTCTGTCGGTGCAGCCATTCGGGCAGACCCAGAACCAGGAAAACGTAGCAACCACGTGGATAGGAACGGCAGCAGGGAAATCTACCTTTGATGCGTTGAGAAACCTCCGGCGCACTTCCACCAGAAGCCTTACGTGGATGCATAACAAAATTATACTTATTGGCGAAGAAAAGGCCAGACAGGGTATTTCGGATATAACCGACCTGCTCACGAGAAATTCGGAATTCAGGTACGGAAACCTTATTTTTGTTACTCCCGGGGAAGCTTCTGAAATGATGCAAGTCCCGGCGAATCTTGAAAAAAGCCTTTTTCGCGAGCTTTTAGGTATTATCGAAGGTGCCGGTGAATGGTCCAAGGGTTTTGCCCTTAATGTTAAAGAACTTTCGCTTAATTCCCTTGCGTCGTATCAGAATGGCTTTGTTATAGGAAACATGGGATTTTACTACAGCAGTAAAACCCCATTTACCATTGACTTTCAGGAATACCTGAAACTTTACTGGAAGGACACCGAACAACCTATTGCCTATGTAAGCGGCGGCGCGGTAATCGACAAGGACAGGCTTGTAGGATGGCTTTCACCGATCGAACTGAGGGGGTATCTGATACTGAGCAATAAAATAGAACAGTCATTCAGCATTTACAAAGAAATTACCGATCCCGGCTTTAAAATAACAGTAGACATAACTAATGTGGAATCAAAACTGGAATTCCCTTACGTATCCGATGACAACATTACTGCGGCCGTCACGGTTAAAGCAACCGGATTCATAACCGAGCTGTACGGCGAAATCCCCGCATATGATGAAACCTTTATTAAAAAAATTGAAGACATAGTTGCGCAGGAGATAGCTTCGGAAATATATTTGGCCGTAAACAGGGCCCAGAATGATTTAAGGACCGATTTCTTAGGTTTTCACAAAGTTTTCAAAGTAAGATATCCAAAGCAGTGGGAAAAATTAAAAGAAAACTGGTGTGAAGTTTTTTCCAGAATTCCTGTAAGTTATAATGTGAATCTTAAAATCCGGCACCGCGGTCTTATGGGAAAATATTTCCATACGGAGGACTGGTAA
- a CDS encoding HPr family phosphocarrier protein: MKTFNIMLKSINDVKDFVNIVNKYDFDVDLTSGRYIVDAKSIMGIFSLDLSKPIKVEAHTDNADEFMKEVKPFIVD; the protein is encoded by the coding sequence ATGAAAACTTTCAATATTATGCTCAAATCAATCAACGACGTGAAGGATTTTGTAAACATCGTGAACAAATACGATTTTGACGTGGACCTTACATCGGGCAGATATATAGTTGATGCAAAGTCCATTATGGGTATTTTCAGCCTTGACTTAAGCAAGCCTATAAAGGTTGAAGCTCATACCGACAATGCCGATGAATTCATGAAAGAAGTTAAACCATTTATTGTGGATTAA
- a CDS encoding manganese catalase family protein — MIGTMVHQLTKGVPADVLEREGLGAYYTDHDRAVYPMSAAGTPFTAAYLQSKGDVIADLVEDMAAEQKARATYEHLIDLADDPDVKDPLRWLREREVVHFQRFGEALRMVQELKNSKKYY; from the coding sequence ATGATCGGTACAATGGTGCATCAGCTGACAAAAGGCGTGCCGGCGGATGTACTGGAAAGGGAAGGCCTGGGAGCCTATTACACCGATCATGACAGAGCCGTATATCCCATGAGCGCTGCCGGTACACCTTTTACCGCGGCATATCTGCAGTCCAAGGGCGACGTTATAGCCGACCTTGTTGAAGATATGGCAGCAGAGCAAAAAGCAAGAGCAACTTATGAACATCTGATTGACCTCGCGGACGACCCCGACGTCAAAGATCCCCTGAGGTGGCTGCGGGAACGTGAAGTTGTACATTTCCAGCGTTTCGGCGAGGCATTGAGAATGGTTCAGGAACTCAAAAACAGCAAAAAATATTATTAA
- a CDS encoding IreB family regulatory phosphoprotein — protein MGLNNETMMYKVDKDNANQAREILLTVYEALKEKGYNPISQIVGYILSGDPTYITNHKNARSIIRKIERDELLEELVKSYLSEK, from the coding sequence ATGGGCTTGAATAACGAAACAATGATGTACAAAGTGGATAAGGATAATGCAAACCAGGCACGAGAAATCCTGTTAACGGTTTACGAGGCATTGAAGGAAAAGGGATACAATCCCATAAGCCAGATAGTAGGATATATCCTTTCAGGCGATCCAACTTACATTACAAATCATAAGAATGCCAGAAGTATCATCAGAAAAATTGAGAGGGATGAGCTTCTTGAAGAACTGGTAAAATCATATCTCAGCGAGAAGTGA
- a CDS encoding IS3 family transposase (programmed frameshift), with amino-acid sequence MEKRRNFTPEEKAKIVIEVLREEKTLNEIAAEYEIHPNQLSRWKAEFISNAGRVFSKETDEVEKVKQAYEKEKDELLKQIGQLSYEVNWLKKNLADSKSREDRMKMIDREEKKLSITKQAELLSINRTSLYYKPVPANDEEYLIKRIIDEIYTAHPEYGYRRMTNILNREYHIRINRKRTRRYMREMGIHGFCPGPNLSKRLHGKYLYPYLLRGLNIDHPNQVWSIDVTYCRMKRGFMYLVAIIDWYSRYIVGFELSNTLDRTFVIEAIQKAIKRHGKPEIMNSDQGSQFTSDDYINLLKNNNIKISMDGKGRALDNQRIERFFRSYKWEKLYLEDCETGHQLRQITREYVEYYNNRRPHQSLDYKTPAEYYFGGCKQLPAVV; translated from the exons ATGGAAAAGAGAAGAAATTTTACACCGGAAGAAAAAGCAAAAATAGTGATTGAGGTCTTAAGGGAAGAAAAAACGCTGAATGAGATTGCTGCCGAATATGAAATACATCCGAATCAGCTAAGCCGCTGGAAGGCAGAATTCATAAGCAATGCAGGCAGGGTATTCAGCAAGGAAACCGATGAAGTAGAGAAAGTCAAGCAGGCGTATGAAAAGGAGAAGGACGAACTGCTTAAGCAAATTGGTCAACTCTCATATGAGGTTAACTGG TTAAAAAAAAATCTGGCCGACTCTAAGTCCCGTGAAGACCGCATGAAGATGATTGACAGAGAAGAGAAGAAACTCAGTATAACCAAGCAAGCCGAACTGTTGAGCATAAATCGTACAAGCCTTTACTACAAGCCGGTTCCAGCAAATGATGAGGAATACCTGATTAAGAGGATCATCGATGAGATTTACACGGCTCATCCGGAGTACGGTTACCGTAGGATGACGAATATCTTGAACCGGGAATATCACATTCGCATTAATCGCAAGCGAACCCGGCGTTACATGCGGGAAATGGGGATACATGGCTTCTGTCCTGGCCCCAATCTTAGTAAGCGTCTACATGGGAAGTACTTGTATCCGTACCTGCTGAGAGGCTTGAACATTGATCATCCCAATCAGGTATGGTCCATAGACGTGACCTACTGCCGGATGAAACGTGGTTTCATGTATCTGGTAGCCATTATAGACTGGTATTCTCGTTATATTGTTGGATTTGAGCTATCAAACACGCTGGATCGGACATTTGTCATAGAGGCAATCCAAAAGGCGATAAAACGGCACGGAAAACCTGAAATTATGAATAGCGACCAAGGCTCACAGTTTACCAGTGATGATTACATCAATCTACTAAAAAACAACAATATCAAAATATCTATGGATGGCAAAGGAAGAGCATTGGATAACCAACGGATAGAGCGTTTCTTCCGATCCTACAAATGGGAAAAGCTTTATCTTGAAGATTGCGAAACAGGACATCAGCTCCGGCAGATTACAAGGGAATATGTGGAGTATTATAACAACCGGAGACCTCACCAGTCGTTGGATTACAAAACACCGGCAGAGTATTACTTCGGGGGTTGTAAGCAGCTTCCGGCAGTCGTATAA
- a CDS encoding VanZ family protein produces MLLLSLKLPISLPFSYKGFRNINFDFTLFYCVINTAEIFNGIIADGLSLKDHLFPVLRDCLQGFTLNILLFIPFGCLLAINVRKSNVLKVMLGSFIFSSSLEILQLIEVLFSLTHVRVFDIDDIIANAIGVITGFFFAILLPKIMKIEVSI; encoded by the coding sequence TTGCTATTGCTGTCACTTAAATTACCGATAAGTCTACCCTTTTCATATAAGGGATTTAGAAATATAAATTTCGATTTCACGCTGTTCTATTGCGTTATAAATACAGCAGAAATCTTCAATGGAATCATTGCCGATGGTTTATCATTAAAAGACCATTTATTTCCCGTACTTAGGGATTGTCTGCAGGGCTTTACTCTCAATATATTATTGTTTATTCCCTTTGGCTGCCTTCTTGCGATAAATGTAAGAAAAAGCAATGTTTTGAAAGTAATGCTTGGTTCGTTTATTTTTTCTTCGTCTTTGGAAATTCTGCAATTGATAGAAGTGTTGTTTTCACTGACTCATGTGCGAGTCTTTGATATAGATGATATTATAGCTAATGCAATTGGAGTAATTACAGGGTTCTTTTTTGCCATACTGCTGCCGAAGATAATGAAAATAGAAGTATCAATATAA
- a CDS encoding spore germination protein: protein MRFFTKLFKGKKQQEINNDSLFELSCSLEKNKQNFERLFDRCDDFVKRDFILMRNRKACIYYFESIVSSENISRFILEWLMEPMDTCVIKTAEKIKNKFLPSHEVKITKNTGDLLKAIYDGDCIILIDGIAEALIVNVRTSNGRMVGSPQIEVSAIGPQEGFVEDIHLNLALLRKRIKTSKFKIEFSIKGCITKNTFAIMYIEGIANPEFIDELKKRIERIDTDGVIDTGHLRRFISDNKFTPFPQEILTERPDRCVNHLLEGRVVVMMDGSPFALIYPSLFIDLIKSADEAYMSYYMAMFLLFLRFVAFLISTFGAALYIALTVFNPGMIPTQLLITIASSRAGVPFPAFIEAFIMEFTFEILREANIRIPKPIGPSISIVGGLVIGQSIVQAGIVSQAMIIVVALTAISAFAVPGYTTNPALRLIRFPFMIAASFLGMYGIISLFVVLLIHMASIRSVGVPYLSPLAPLNLKDIQNTLLHGPPSYQRYRPAFLETLNPVHTSKKNS, encoded by the coding sequence ATGCGGTTTTTTACAAAGCTTTTTAAGGGAAAAAAACAACAGGAAATAAACAACGATTCCCTTTTTGAATTGTCATGTTCCCTTGAGAAAAATAAACAGAATTTTGAAAGACTTTTCGACAGGTGTGATGATTTTGTAAAGCGCGATTTTATACTTATGAGAAATCGCAAAGCCTGTATTTATTATTTTGAAAGTATCGTTTCATCGGAGAATATAAGCCGGTTTATCCTTGAATGGCTTATGGAACCTATGGATACATGTGTAATTAAAACCGCTGAAAAAATCAAAAATAAATTCCTGCCTTCCCATGAAGTAAAAATCACAAAAAATACCGGAGACCTTTTGAAAGCCATATATGACGGAGACTGCATCATCCTTATAGACGGTATCGCTGAGGCCCTGATTGTCAATGTACGCACATCCAACGGCAGAATGGTCGGAAGTCCTCAGATCGAAGTATCCGCCATTGGCCCCCAGGAAGGATTTGTTGAGGATATCCACCTGAATCTTGCCCTGCTGCGCAAAAGAATCAAAACATCAAAATTCAAAATTGAATTCAGTATAAAAGGCTGTATAACAAAGAATACCTTTGCAATTATGTATATTGAAGGAATTGCGAATCCGGAATTTATTGATGAGCTGAAAAAAAGGATTGAACGGATTGATACCGATGGTGTTATCGATACCGGGCATCTGAGGAGATTTATAAGTGACAATAAATTTACCCCTTTTCCGCAGGAAATATTAACAGAGCGCCCGGACAGGTGTGTTAACCACCTTTTGGAGGGCAGAGTGGTTGTAATGATGGACGGTTCACCGTTCGCGCTGATATATCCGTCACTTTTCATAGACTTGATTAAATCCGCGGATGAGGCCTATATGAGTTATTATATGGCAATGTTCCTGCTGTTTCTGCGATTTGTCGCATTTCTGATTTCAACATTCGGTGCAGCCTTATATATTGCCCTTACCGTTTTTAACCCAGGCATGATACCGACCCAGCTATTAATAACAATAGCCAGTTCAAGAGCCGGGGTCCCTTTTCCCGCCTTCATTGAAGCGTTTATAATGGAATTTACTTTTGAGATTCTCAGGGAAGCCAACATACGCATACCTAAACCAATAGGACCTTCCATAAGCATAGTCGGCGGTCTTGTAATCGGGCAGAGCATAGTACAGGCCGGTATTGTATCCCAGGCAATGATTATAGTGGTTGCGTTAACGGCAATTTCAGCCTTTGCCGTTCCGGGTTATACTACAAACCCCGCCCTGCGGTTAATCAGATTTCCTTTTATGATTGCAGCTTCCTTTTTGGGGATGTACGGTATAATAAGCCTCTTTGTCGTACTGCTTATCCACATGGCATCAATCCGCTCTGTAGGCGTACCTTACCTTTCACCGTTAGCTCCGCTTAATCTGAAAGACATCCAGAACACTCTGCTTCATGGGCCACCCAGCTATCAGAGATATCGCCCCGCCTTCCTGGAAACATTAAACCCTGTGCATACTTCGAAAAAAAACAGCTGA
- a CDS encoding spore coat associated protein CotJA gives MKEIAAVIYAGNCCTGPSISIPVMPDDLQLSQTYTPYQVYRGILPAMEGLKKGTVFSELYQPYNEKKEELWPKVNKQPILPEINKQLPAKQAEKTENIINEKYIRGTVFPDSNNREVN, from the coding sequence ATGAAGGAAATCGCTGCGGTAATATATGCCGGCAACTGCTGCACCGGACCCAGCATCAGTATTCCTGTAATGCCGGACGATCTGCAATTAAGCCAAACTTATACGCCGTATCAGGTTTACAGAGGTATCCTGCCGGCCATGGAAGGCCTTAAAAAAGGAACTGTATTCAGTGAACTTTATCAGCCCTACAATGAAAAGAAAGAAGAACTTTGGCCAAAAGTCAACAAACAACCCATTCTTCCAGAAATAAACAAGCAACTCCCGGCAAAACAGGCTGAAAAAACAGAAAACATTATTAATGAAAAATATATCAGAGGAACGGTTTTCCCGGATTCCAATAACCGGGAAGTAAACTGA
- the mtaB gene encoding tRNA (N(6)-L-threonylcarbamoyladenosine(37)-C(2))-methylthiotransferase MtaB, with amino-acid sequence MKKVAFITLGCKVNTYETEGMKRLFEKSGYEVVEPDNCADVYVINTCTVTHLSDRKSRQMIRRARRLNPDAVIAAVGCYAQVAPEEVSKIEGVNLVIGNNRKSEIVELVEEVSRDEKKIEVLPGRELKEYEELWAGSYTGHTRAFLKIQDGCDQFCSYCIIPFARGRIRSRSMESIMDEARKLVDNGFKEIVLTGIHLTSYGKDTGKGTLLDVIRELDKMERLSRIRLGSLEPLYMTEEMIREMSGIEKLCPHFHLSLQSGCDETLARMNRKYTTTEYRGIVEKIRRYFEDVAITTDIMTGFPGETDAEFRKTCEFVQSIGFSQAHIFQYSVRKGTKAAAMKDQVPPEVKEERSKILTAICNNSMRAFRENQIGRVKDVLFEEKVDGYYAGHTDNYIPVRVLSDENLSGELLSVRLVKNEHDFMIGQLYNEK; translated from the coding sequence ATGAAGAAGGTTGCATTTATAACCCTTGGATGTAAAGTTAATACTTATGAAACCGAAGGAATGAAACGGCTGTTTGAAAAATCGGGCTATGAGGTTGTTGAACCCGATAACTGCGCCGATGTTTATGTTATAAATACATGTACTGTTACCCATCTGAGCGACAGAAAGTCAAGGCAGATGATAAGACGAGCGCGAAGGTTAAATCCCGATGCGGTAATAGCGGCTGTCGGCTGTTATGCGCAGGTGGCCCCTGAGGAAGTTTCAAAAATTGAGGGAGTAAACCTGGTTATAGGGAATAACCGCAAGAGTGAAATTGTTGAACTGGTTGAGGAAGTTTCCCGGGATGAAAAGAAAATTGAAGTGCTGCCGGGAAGGGAACTGAAAGAGTATGAGGAATTGTGGGCCGGGTCGTACACCGGACATACACGGGCTTTTCTAAAAATTCAGGATGGCTGTGACCAGTTTTGCAGTTATTGCATAATTCCGTTCGCCAGGGGCCGTATACGGAGCAGAAGCATGGAATCCATAATGGATGAGGCAAGAAAACTTGTAGACAATGGTTTCAAAGAAATTGTCCTGACAGGGATACATCTTACATCATATGGAAAAGATACCGGTAAAGGAACATTGCTGGATGTTATAAGGGAACTGGATAAAATGGAACGGCTTTCTCGGATAAGGCTGGGTTCGCTGGAGCCTCTTTATATGACTGAGGAAATGATAAGGGAAATGTCCGGAATAGAAAAACTTTGCCCGCATTTTCATCTTTCCCTGCAGAGCGGTTGTGACGAAACGCTGGCCAGGATGAACAGAAAATATACCACCACTGAATACAGGGGGATAGTTGAAAAAATAAGGCGGTATTTTGAGGACGTGGCAATAACGACCGACATAATGACCGGGTTTCCCGGCGAAACCGACGCGGAGTTCAGGAAAACATGCGAATTTGTTCAAAGCATAGGTTTCAGCCAGGCACATATTTTCCAATATTCTGTGCGGAAAGGAACGAAAGCCGCGGCAATGAAGGATCAGGTGCCTCCTGAAGTGAAGGAAGAAAGAAGCAAAATACTGACCGCAATCTGCAATAATTCAATGCGTGCGTTCCGGGAAAACCAGATTGGCAGAGTTAAGGATGTTTTATTTGAAGAAAAGGTTGACGGATACTATGCCGGACATACCGATAATTATATACCTGTAAGGGTTTTGAGCGATGAAAATCTGTCGGGTGAATTGTTAAGCGTACGACTTGTAAAAAATGAACATGACTTTATGATAGGGCAATTGTATAATGAAAAGTAA